In one Gossypium hirsutum isolate 1008001.06 chromosome D09, Gossypium_hirsutum_v2.1, whole genome shotgun sequence genomic region, the following are encoded:
- the LOC107892747 gene encoding terpene synthase 10-like produces the protein MAFRLLTSVPSSSFIRSNRKGTSNRSNVKYIYSPCRWWRDIGLGEKLPFARDRLTENFLWTVGFAFDPHFGNLRRTLTKVGALITSIDDVYDVYGTLDELELFTQAVERWDTNTMELLPEYMKICFLALYNSINEIAFDNLKEHGFHTIPFLKKAWAELCKSYLVEAKWYHSGYIPTFKEYIDNAWISISAPVIPSHVFFSSNVTTKECLEYWKDDSNLIYCSSMLLRLADDLGTSVDELKRGDVPKSIQCYMHETSCSEVEAREQVNMLIDATWKKMNEEYLMTHSSLSLPFKHIALNIARMAQCMYQYGDGVGVANLETKDRVLLLFVLSVLYSSLSHFWLASYFTPFPLHCFFFPCQRCFTVHKMRLPICMRKERIH, from the exons ATGGCCTTTCGTCTCCTAACTTCAGTTCCTAGCAGCAGTTTCATCAGATCAAATAGGAAAGGCACCTCCAACAGATCAAATGTCA AATATATTTACTCCCCATGCAGGTGGTGGAGGGATATAGGTCTGGGAGAAAAGCTACCATTTGCAAGAGACAGGTTGACGGAGAACTTTCTATGGACAGTGGGCTTTGCATTTGATCCTCATTTTGGGAACCTTAGAAGAACTCTAACAAAGGTTGGCGCATTAATAACAAGTATTGATGATGTGTATGACGTGTATGGTACATTGGACGAGTTAGAACTCTTCACTCAAGCTGTTGAGAG ATGGGATACAAATACGATGGAGCTTCTCCCAGAATATATGAAGATATGTTTCCTTGCTCTTTACAACTCCATAAACGAAATAGCATTTGATAATCTCAAGGAACATGGATTTCATACCATTCCTTTCTTGAAGAAAGCG TGGGCAGAGTTATGCAAATCTTACTTAGTGGAGGCAAAGTGGTATCACAGTGGATACATTCCAACATTTAAAGAGTATATCGATAATGCCTGGATTTCTATTTCGGCTCCCGTAATACCATCACATGTTTTTTTCTCATCAAATGTAACAACAAAGGAGTGCTTGGAGTACTGGAAGGATGATTCCAATCTAATTTATTGCTCGTCTATGCTTTTACGACTTGCTGATGATCTTGGTACATCAGTg GATGAACTGAAAAGAGGTGATGTCCCCAAATCAATTCAATGTTACATGCATGAAACAAGTTGTTCTGAAGTAGAAGCTCGTGAACAAGTAAATATGTTAATTGATGCAACATGGAAAAAGATGAATGAAGAATATTTAATGACTCACTCCTCCTTATCTCTTCCGTTTAAACATATTGCATTGAACATAGCAAGGATGGCTCAATGCATGTACCAATATGGTGACGGGGTTGGAGTTGCTAATCTGGAGACTAAAGATCGTGTGTTATTGTTGTTTGTTTTATCTGTTCTTTACTCTTCTTTGAGTCATTTTTGGCTTGCTTCTTACTTTACTCCATTCCCACTCCATTGTTTCTTCTTTCCTTGCCAACGTTGCTTCACTGTTCATAAAATGAGATTACCGATATGTATGAGAAAAGAAAGGATTCATTAA